The following are encoded in a window of Ricinus communis isolate WT05 ecotype wild-type chromosome 4, ASM1957865v1, whole genome shotgun sequence genomic DNA:
- the LOC8274458 gene encoding dicarboxylate transporter 1, chloroplastic: MASLALTSCSLSFNSLPSLKSRSLSRLRSTPVPNRFPSLPKLSSASTSPFLPKLAKSNPTIFPKQRNSNFTVKSSTSAAPAASAPAPSQPWQGASIKPLLASIATGVIIWFVPVPTGVTKPAWQLLAIFLATIVGIITQPLPLGAVALMGLGASVLTKTLTFSAAFSAFGDPIPWLIALAFFFARGFIKTGLGNRIAYQFVKLFGSSSLGLGYSLVFSEALLAPAIPSVSARAGGIFLPLVKSLCVACGSNAGDGTEHKLGSWLMLTCFQTSVISSAMFLTAMAANPLSANLTFNTIKQTLGWTDWAKAAIVPGLASLIIVPLLLYIIYPPTVKSSPDAPKLAREKLEKMGPMTKNEIIMTGTLLLTVGLWIFGGMLNVDAVTAAILGLSVLLITGVVTWKECLAEAVAWDTLTWFAALIAMAGYLNKYGLISWFSQTVVKFVGGLGLSWQLSFGILVLLYFYSHYFFASGAAHIGAMFTAFLSVASALGTPPYFGAMVLAFLSNLMGGLTHYGIGSAPVFYGANYVPLAQWWGYGFLISVVNIIIWLGIGGVWWKFIGLW, encoded by the exons ATGGCGTCGCTGGCTCTCACATCATGCTCTCTCTCCTTCAATTCTCTCCCATCTCTCAAATCCCGCTCTCTCTCTCGCCTCAGATCCACTCCAGTTCCAAATCGCTTTCCTTCCCTCCCTAAACTCTCCTCCGCTTCCACAAGTCCTTTCCTTCCAAAACTCGCTAAATCAAATCCCACAATTTTTCCCAAGCAGAGAAACTCTAACTTTACCGTCAAATCGTCCACGTCAGCAGCACCAGCAGCATCTGCACCCGCCCCTTCACAGCCATGGCAAGGCGCATCTATAAAACCATTACTTGCGTCAATAGCAACAGGTGTGATTATCTGGTTCGTTCCAGTCCCTACAGGAGTTACAAAACCAGCCTGGCAACTACTGGCCATATTTCTCGCCACAATTGTTGGCATCATCACGCAACCGTTACCACTCGGCGCCGTCGCCTTAATGGGATTAGGCGCTTCCGTACTAACTAAAACCCTAACTTTCTCCGCCGCATTTTCCGCTTTTGGCGATCCAATCCCGTGGTTGATCGCTCTCGCATTCTTTTTTGCACGTGGATTCATTAAAACAGGACTTGGAAATAGAATTGCCTATCAATTCGTGAAACTGTTTGGATCATCTTCGTTGGGTTTAGGTTATAGTCTTGTATTTAGTGAAGCATTACTAGCACCTGCAATTCCGTCAGTTTCAGCTAGAGCTGGAGGGATATTTTTGCCATTAGTAAAATCTTTATGTGTTGCATGCGGTAGTAATGCAGGTGATGGTACTGAACATAAGCTTGGATCATGGTTAATGTTAACCTGCTTCCAGACATCAGTGATTTCTTCTGCTATGTTCTTAACTGCTATGGCAGCTAATCCTTTGAGTGCTAATCTGACATTTAATACCATTAAGCAAACCCTTGGTTGGACTGATTGGGCTAAGGCTGCTATTGTGCCTGGATTAGCTTCTTTGATTATTGTGCCTTTGCttttgtatattatttatcCCCCTACGGTTAAGAGTAGTCCTGATGCGCCTAAATTGGCTAGAGAGAAATTGGAGAAGATGGGGCCGATGACTAAGAATGAGATTATTATGACCGGCACTCTGTTACTTACG GTGGGGCTCTGGATTTTTGGAGGGATGCTTAATGTAGATGCTGTTACTGCTGCTATTCTTGGATTATCTGTCCTCCTAATCACTGGTGTGGTGACATGGAAGGAGTGCTTAGCTGAAGCAGTTGCTTGGGATACCCTCACATGGTTCGCTGCCCTCATTGCCATGGCTGGGTATCTCAATAAGTATGGTCTAATTTCTTGGTTCAGCCAAACTGTTGTTAAG TTTGTTGGTGGACTGGGTCTTTCATGGCAGCTATCTTTTGGCATTTTGGTTCTTCTCTACTTCTACTCCCACTACTTCTTTGCTAGTGGAGCAGCTCATATAGGTGCCATGTTTACAGCATTCTTGTCTGTTGCCAGCGCTCTAGGTACTCCACCGTATTTTGGTGCCATGGTATTAGCATTCCTTTCAAACCTCATGGGTGGCCTTACACACTATGGCATCGGATCTGCACCTGTTTTCTATGGTGCCAACTACGTCCCTCTCGCCCAATGGTGGGGTTATGGTTTCCTCATATCTGTTGTCAACATTATTATCTGGCTTGGAATTGGAGGGGTTTGGTGGAAGTTTATTGGATTATGGTAA
- the LOC8274457 gene encoding protein DETOXIFICATION 42: protein MTVHSSGLICFLQRTTRQFGIPMMPEEDDTYPAMEKKRPTVCIFFNDFRNVLKLDELGLEIARIALPAALALTADPIASMVDTAFIGQIGSVELAAVGVSIALFNQVSRIAIFPLVSITTSFVAEEDTIGRMTPDVQESELLETGSTVNESKELIPQNDSASGAYKSKSPISSFDTANIENERKHIPSASSALVIGAILGFVQAIFLISGAKPLLNFMGVSSDSPMLTPAQQYLTLRSLGAPAILLSLAMQGVFRGFKDTKTPLYATVAGDVTNIILDPIFMFVFRLGVSGAAIAHVLSQYLISVLLLWRLMKQVDLLSPSVKNLQFGRFLKNGFLLLMRVIAVTFCVTLSASLAARQGSISMAAFQVCLQVWLATSLLADGLAVAGQAILASAFAKGEYDKAIATASRVLQLGLLLGLMLAVVLGLGLSYGARLFTSDVNVLHMISIGIPFVAGTQPINALAFVFDGVNFGASDFAYSAYSMVLVAVGSIFCLLFLSSAYKFIGVWVALTIYMGLRASAGFWRIGTGTGPWRFLRSP, encoded by the exons ATGACTGTACACAGTAG CGGCTTAATTTGCTTCCTTCAAAGGACAACTCGGCAATTTGGCATCCCGATGATGCCCGAGGAAGATGATACTTACCCTGCTATGGAGAAGAAGAGACCAACCGTCTGCATTTTCTTTAATGATTTTAG GAATGTCCTTAAATTGGATGAACTCGGGTTAGAAATAGCACGTATAGCATTGCCTGCAGCTCTGGCTTTGACAGCCGACCCCATTGCCTCAATGGTGGACACAGCATTTATTGGCCAAATAG GTTCAGTAGAACTAGCTGCTGTTGGAGTTTCTATTGCTCTATTTAATCAAGTCTCGAGAATCGCAATATTCCCACTTGTCAGTATCACAACCTCTTTTGTTGCTGAAGAAGATACTATAGGAAGAATGACTCCTGATGTACAAGAAAGTGAATTGTTGGAGACAGGTTCAACTGTAAATGAAAGTAAAGAGTTGATACCACAAAATG ACTCTGCTTCTGGTGCATATAAATCAAAATCGCCCATTAGCAGCTTTGATACTGCTAACATCGAGAATGAAAGAAAGCATATTCCCTCAGCCTCATCCGCATTGGTTATCGGTGCCATCCTTGGCTTCGTCCAAGCAATTTTTCTCATATCTGGAGCAAAACCATTGTTAAATTTCATGGGAGTCAGTTCT GATTCACCTATGCTGACCCCTGCTCAACAATATTTGACATTGAGGTCACTGGGTGCTCCTGCAATTCTTCTTTCCTTGGCAATGCAAGGAGTCTTCCGCGGATTTAAAGACACAAAGACTCCTTTATATGCCACTG TGGCTGGAGACGTTACAAACATAATCTTAGATCCCATTTTCATGTTTGTTTTTCGCCTTGGAGTCAGTGGTGCAGCCATTGCCCATGTTTTATCCCA ATACCTAATTTCAGTTTTACTCTTGTGGAGATTAATGAAACAAGTTGATCTCTTATCTCCTAGTGTAAAAAATCTACAATTTGGTAGATTTCTTAAAAATG gttttcttttattgatgagGGTGATAGCTGTAACGTTCTGTGTTACACTTTCTGCATCATTAGCTGCACGACAAGGATCAATATCCATGGCTGCATTTCAAGTCTGCTTGCAGGTTTGGCTGGCCACATCTCTTCTCGCTGATGGATTGGCTGTTGCTGGCCAG GCAATACTTGCAAGTGCTTTTGCCAAAGGGGAGTATGACAAGGCAATAGCGACAGCATCTCGTGTATTACAG TTGGGATTGCTTCTGGGATTAATGCTGGCTGTCGTACTCGGACTAGGTTTAAGCTATGGAGCAAGATTATTCACTAGTGATGTCAATGTTCTCCACATGATTAGTATAGGCATTCCG TTTGTTGCAGGAACGCAACCCATCAACGCCTTAGCATTTGTATTTGATGGTGTCAACTTTGGAGCTTCTGATTTTGCATACTCTGCATACTCCATG GTTCTGGTGGCCGTTGGAAGCATCTTTTGTttactttttctctcttccGCTTATAAGTTCATTGGAGTCTGGGTTGCTCTGACAATATATATGGGTCTCCGTGCATCTGCTGGATTTTGGAG GATAGGGACTGGAACAGGGCCATGGCGCTTTCTGAGGAGCCCGTAG
- the LOC8274456 gene encoding pentatricopeptide repeat-containing protein At3g57430, chloroplastic isoform X2: MYISLSLKPAKVPSFDQQTQLKTDPKKVDWSATIKYHAKLRNDNAILSTYMQMESLDVLPDNSTLPLIFKACTRLNAFERGKKIHSSIEGTNLIKDVKVGTAVVDFYCKCGHVTEASEVFGKMNERDLVLWNAMISGYVGCGYFEGAIWLFKKMRMEGFVPNSRTLVALILACEGLLEMRLGKEIHGYCLRNGFFYLYPHVGTALIGFYLNFGVRISSLVFDLMVVRSAVSWNAMITGFFDAEDFVKALELFVHMVKDGIEFDMITILVVIQASADFGSLQLGMQIHQMAIKLSYVGDLFIQNALLNMYAENGSLKLACHLFDNVITRDVALWNSMISAYIDYAYYEEANSLFSTMRTKTREDERTIAVMLSLCAEAADGLKMGKSLHALACKNGMRMDNSTANALLRMYADLNCAESALKVFNEMSDVDVVSYNTLILALCSSNLRVCGDETCLNIGRSIHGFVVKQGIETNLSWNTSLADMYISCGDETTAKYLFEICPDRDLILWNAMIAAFLKKNKNGEALLFFNRMISEEEPNSVTIINVLSTCSDLANLPYGQCLHAYAARRYSPISLNLSLANAFITMYARCGSMQNAEKIFKTLPKRDIISWNTMITGYGTHGSACDAILAFMQMLEDGFRPNGVTFLSILSACRHAGLIEKGLQLFNSMVQDFKMTPSRAHYGCVVDLLCRSGRLDEAREFINAMPIEPDASIWRALLSACRVHSNIKLASEIFEHLVTLEPENAGNYILLCNLYAAAGLWSEVRKIRTWTKEKGLKKPPGSSWIAIRGQTHSFTAGDTSHTQSEKIYEILNSLLVIIRGYGYITDKLDNEED, encoded by the exons ATGtatatctctctctctctcaaacCCGCAAAAGTCCCTTCCTTTGACCAACAAACCCAACTTAAAACAGACCCTAAAAAGGTGGACTGGAGTGCAACCATAAAGTATCATGCCAAGCTCAGAAATGACAATGCTATTCTCTCCACATATATGCAAATGGAATCTCTTGACGTACTACCCGATAACTCGACTTTGCCTCTCATTTTCAAGGCTTGTACAAGGCTAAATGCTTTTGAGAGAGGCAAGAAGATACATTCTAGTATTGAAGGCactaatttgataaaagatGTTAAAGTTGGGACTGCTGTTGTTGATTTTTATTGTAAATGCGGGCATGTTACTGAAGCTAGTGAAGTGTTTGGTAAAATGAATGAAAGAGATTTGGTTCTTTGGAATGCAATGATATCTGGGTATGTAGGCTGTGGTTACTTCGAGGGGGCAATCTGGTTGTTTAAGAAGATGCGAATGGAGGGTTTCGTACCAAATTCACGTACTTTGGTTGCGTTGATTTTAGCATGTGAGGGTCTTCTAGAAATGAGATTAGGGAAGGAGATACATGGGTATTGTTTAAGGAATGGATTTTTTTATCTGTATCCTCATGTGGGTACTGCATTAATTGGGTTCTATTTGAATTTTGGTGTGAGAATTTCAAGCCTTGTGTTTGATTTGATGGTTGTGCGTAGTGCTGTTAGTTGGAATGCAATGATTACTGGGTTTTTTGATGCCGAGGATTTTGTCAAAGCTTTGGAGCTTTTCGTTCACATGGTTAAGGATGGCATTGAGTTCGATATGATCACAATTTTGGTTGTTATTCAGGCAAGTGCAGATTTTGGATCCCTTCAATTAGGCATGCAAATCCATCAAATGGCTATTAAGTTAAGCTATGTTGGTGACTTGTTCATACAAAATGCTCTGCTCAATATGTATGCTGAGAATGGAAGTTTAAAATTAGCATgtcatttatttgataatgTTATCACTCGTGATGTTGCCTTGTGGAATTCTATGATATCTGCATATATTGATTATGCCTATTATGAGGAGGCTAATAGTCTATTTAGTACAATGCGAACAAAAACTAGAGAAGATGAAAGAACTATTGCTGTTATGTTGTCTTTATGTGCAGAGGCAGCTGATGGCTTGAAAATGGGTAAAAGCTTGCATGCTCTTGCCTGCAAGAATGGAATGAGGATGGATAATTCCACTGCAAATGCACTTTTACGTATGTATGCAGATCTAAATTGTGCTGAAAGTGCCCTGAAAGTTTTCAATGAGATGAGTGATGTGGATGTTGTCTCATACAACACTTTGATCTTGGCACTTTGCAGCAGCAATTTGAGGG TTTGTGGAGATGAAACATGTCTGAATATTGGGAGATCTATCCATGGATTTGTAGTAAAACAAGGCATAGAAACAAATCTTTCCTGGAACACTTCACTCGCTGATATGTATATCAGTTGCGGTGATGAAACAACAGCTAAGTATCTATTTGAGATCTGTCCCGATAGGGATTTGATCTTATGGAATGCTATGATTGCTGCTTTTctcaagaagaataaaaatggtgaagctttattatttttcaaccGTATGATTTCAGAAGAGGAACCTAACTCTGTTACTATCATAAATGTTCTATCAACATGCTCTGATCTTGCCAATCTACCTTATGGCCAGTGCCTGCATGCTTATGCAGCACGGAGATATTCCCCTATTAGTTTAAATTTGTCTCTCGCAAATGCTTTTATAACAATGTATGCAAGATGTGGTAGTATGCAAAATGCAGAAAAGATCTTTAAAACCTTGCCAAAGAGAGATATTATCTCTTGGAATACAATGATAACTGGCTATGGGACGCATGGTTCTGCTTGTGATGCTATCCTTGCCTTTATGCAGATGTTAGAAGATGGTTTCCGACCAAATGGGGTAACTTTCTTATCTATTCTATCTGCTTGTCGCCATGCTGGTTTGATAGAGAAGGGCCTGCAGCTTTTTAATTCCATGGTTCAGGATTTTAAGATGACCCCTTCGCGTGCTCATTATGGCTGTGTGGTTGATCTACTTTGTCGAAGTGGACGCTTAGATGAAGCCAGAGAATTTATCAATGCTATGCCTATTGAACCAGATGCATCAATATGGAGAGCTCTACTCAGTGCTTGCAGAGTTCATTCTAACATAAAACTAGCTTCAGAGATTTTCGAACATCTTGTTACATTAGAACCAGAGAATGCTGGGAATTACATTTTGCTATGCAATTTATATGCTGCAGCAGGTCTTTGGTCTGAggttagaaaaataagaacatGGACCAAAGAAAAGGGTTTAAAAAAACCTCCAGGAAGTAGTTGGATTGCCATTCGAGGTCAGACTCACTCTTTCACTGCTGGAGACACATCGCACACTCAATCCGAAaaaatttatgagattttgaattctttgttagtgataattagaGGATATGGGTACATTACTGATAAATTGGATAATGAAGAGGATTAG
- the LOC8274456 gene encoding pentatricopeptide repeat-containing protein At4g19191, mitochondrial isoform X1 — protein MYISLSLKPAKVPSFDQQTQLKTDPKKVDWSATIKYHAKLRNDNAILSTYMQMESLDVLPDNSTLPLIFKACTRLNAFERGKKIHSSIEGTNLIKDVKVGTAVVDFYCKCGHVTEASEVFGKMNERDLVLWNAMISGYVGCGYFEGAIWLFKKMRMEGFVPNSRTLVALILACEGLLEMRLGKEIHGYCLRNGFFYLYPHVGTALIGFYLNFGVRISSLVFDLMVVRSAVSWNAMITGFFDAEDFVKALELFVHMVKDGIEFDMITILVVIQASADFGSLQLGMQIHQMAIKLSYVGDLFIQNALLNMYAENGSLKLACHLFDNVITRDVALWNSMISAYIDYAYYEEANSLFSTMRTKTREDERTIAVMLSLCAEAADGLKMGKSLHALACKNGMRMDNSTANALLRMYADLNCAESALKVFNEMSDVDVVSYNTLILALCSSNLRGEAWELFGMMRESKVNPNSHTMISLLAVCGDETCLNIGRSIHGFVVKQGIETNLSWNTSLADMYISCGDETTAKYLFEICPDRDLILWNAMIAAFLKKNKNGEALLFFNRMISEEEPNSVTIINVLSTCSDLANLPYGQCLHAYAARRYSPISLNLSLANAFITMYARCGSMQNAEKIFKTLPKRDIISWNTMITGYGTHGSACDAILAFMQMLEDGFRPNGVTFLSILSACRHAGLIEKGLQLFNSMVQDFKMTPSRAHYGCVVDLLCRSGRLDEAREFINAMPIEPDASIWRALLSACRVHSNIKLASEIFEHLVTLEPENAGNYILLCNLYAAAGLWSEVRKIRTWTKEKGLKKPPGSSWIAIRGQTHSFTAGDTSHTQSEKIYEILNSLLVIIRGYGYITDKLDNEED, from the coding sequence ATGtatatctctctctctctcaaacCCGCAAAAGTCCCTTCCTTTGACCAACAAACCCAACTTAAAACAGACCCTAAAAAGGTGGACTGGAGTGCAACCATAAAGTATCATGCCAAGCTCAGAAATGACAATGCTATTCTCTCCACATATATGCAAATGGAATCTCTTGACGTACTACCCGATAACTCGACTTTGCCTCTCATTTTCAAGGCTTGTACAAGGCTAAATGCTTTTGAGAGAGGCAAGAAGATACATTCTAGTATTGAAGGCactaatttgataaaagatGTTAAAGTTGGGACTGCTGTTGTTGATTTTTATTGTAAATGCGGGCATGTTACTGAAGCTAGTGAAGTGTTTGGTAAAATGAATGAAAGAGATTTGGTTCTTTGGAATGCAATGATATCTGGGTATGTAGGCTGTGGTTACTTCGAGGGGGCAATCTGGTTGTTTAAGAAGATGCGAATGGAGGGTTTCGTACCAAATTCACGTACTTTGGTTGCGTTGATTTTAGCATGTGAGGGTCTTCTAGAAATGAGATTAGGGAAGGAGATACATGGGTATTGTTTAAGGAATGGATTTTTTTATCTGTATCCTCATGTGGGTACTGCATTAATTGGGTTCTATTTGAATTTTGGTGTGAGAATTTCAAGCCTTGTGTTTGATTTGATGGTTGTGCGTAGTGCTGTTAGTTGGAATGCAATGATTACTGGGTTTTTTGATGCCGAGGATTTTGTCAAAGCTTTGGAGCTTTTCGTTCACATGGTTAAGGATGGCATTGAGTTCGATATGATCACAATTTTGGTTGTTATTCAGGCAAGTGCAGATTTTGGATCCCTTCAATTAGGCATGCAAATCCATCAAATGGCTATTAAGTTAAGCTATGTTGGTGACTTGTTCATACAAAATGCTCTGCTCAATATGTATGCTGAGAATGGAAGTTTAAAATTAGCATgtcatttatttgataatgTTATCACTCGTGATGTTGCCTTGTGGAATTCTATGATATCTGCATATATTGATTATGCCTATTATGAGGAGGCTAATAGTCTATTTAGTACAATGCGAACAAAAACTAGAGAAGATGAAAGAACTATTGCTGTTATGTTGTCTTTATGTGCAGAGGCAGCTGATGGCTTGAAAATGGGTAAAAGCTTGCATGCTCTTGCCTGCAAGAATGGAATGAGGATGGATAATTCCACTGCAAATGCACTTTTACGTATGTATGCAGATCTAAATTGTGCTGAAAGTGCCCTGAAAGTTTTCAATGAGATGAGTGATGTGGATGTTGTCTCATACAACACTTTGATCTTGGCACTTTGCAGCAGCAATTTGAGGGGTGAGGCTTGGGAACTCTTTGGGATGATGAGAGAATCAAAAGTCAATCCTAACTCTCATACAATGATATCTCTCCTTGCAGTTTGTGGAGATGAAACATGTCTGAATATTGGGAGATCTATCCATGGATTTGTAGTAAAACAAGGCATAGAAACAAATCTTTCCTGGAACACTTCACTCGCTGATATGTATATCAGTTGCGGTGATGAAACAACAGCTAAGTATCTATTTGAGATCTGTCCCGATAGGGATTTGATCTTATGGAATGCTATGATTGCTGCTTTTctcaagaagaataaaaatggtgaagctttattatttttcaaccGTATGATTTCAGAAGAGGAACCTAACTCTGTTACTATCATAAATGTTCTATCAACATGCTCTGATCTTGCCAATCTACCTTATGGCCAGTGCCTGCATGCTTATGCAGCACGGAGATATTCCCCTATTAGTTTAAATTTGTCTCTCGCAAATGCTTTTATAACAATGTATGCAAGATGTGGTAGTATGCAAAATGCAGAAAAGATCTTTAAAACCTTGCCAAAGAGAGATATTATCTCTTGGAATACAATGATAACTGGCTATGGGACGCATGGTTCTGCTTGTGATGCTATCCTTGCCTTTATGCAGATGTTAGAAGATGGTTTCCGACCAAATGGGGTAACTTTCTTATCTATTCTATCTGCTTGTCGCCATGCTGGTTTGATAGAGAAGGGCCTGCAGCTTTTTAATTCCATGGTTCAGGATTTTAAGATGACCCCTTCGCGTGCTCATTATGGCTGTGTGGTTGATCTACTTTGTCGAAGTGGACGCTTAGATGAAGCCAGAGAATTTATCAATGCTATGCCTATTGAACCAGATGCATCAATATGGAGAGCTCTACTCAGTGCTTGCAGAGTTCATTCTAACATAAAACTAGCTTCAGAGATTTTCGAACATCTTGTTACATTAGAACCAGAGAATGCTGGGAATTACATTTTGCTATGCAATTTATATGCTGCAGCAGGTCTTTGGTCTGAggttagaaaaataagaacatGGACCAAAGAAAAGGGTTTAAAAAAACCTCCAGGAAGTAGTTGGATTGCCATTCGAGGTCAGACTCACTCTTTCACTGCTGGAGACACATCGCACACTCAATCCGAAaaaatttatgagattttgaattctttgttagtgataattagaGGATATGGGTACATTACTGATAAATTGGATAATGAAGAGGATTAG